Proteins encoded within one genomic window of Methanosarcina barkeri str. Wiesmoor:
- a CDS encoding MarR family winged helix-turn-helix transcriptional regulator, with product MTEKKEHLLLVFENLFKTQSECSCDILSECGLSDITIKQIGYLKLIDDNGDVTFSRLARITRNSKPTITEMVNKFVKMDCVYKEKSSKDGRIFYIRLTEKGRKIARAEENALLRVIEKMAGSLDEKEIDTLIDLLEKVW from the coding sequence ATGACAGAGAAAAAAGAGCATTTGTTATTAGTCTTTGAAAACCTGTTCAAAACCCAAAGTGAATGCTCCTGTGATATCCTCTCTGAATGTGGGTTATCAGATATTACTATAAAACAGATAGGATATCTAAAGCTTATTGATGATAATGGGGACGTGACTTTTAGCAGGCTTGCTAGGATCACCAGAAACTCAAAGCCAACCATCACAGAAATGGTAAACAAATTCGTGAAAATGGACTGCGTGTACAAAGAAAAGTCCTCAAAAGACGGAAGAATTTTTTACATTCGCCTGACGGAAAAAGGACGGAAAATAGCTCGTGCCGAAGAAAACGCATTGTTGAGGGTCATTGAAAAAATGGCAGGTTCTCTGGACGAGAAAGAGATTGACACGCTTATCGACCTCCTGGAAAAGGTGTGGTAA
- a CDS encoding 3'-5' exonuclease: MDLANEVIRSDCFFGISDFEIKIKKGTNEIKFGQIFVDKEVETENYTLGTVHSVKGRTFEAVLLILKEKAYRNKRYVDLINENINDNEEKRIIYVGTTRPQKILVIAVPESDKKAWESKFYGNSGRKQKQLDLSAFTCTNLS, translated from the coding sequence GTGGATCTTGCAAATGAGGTAATTAGGAGTGACTGCTTTTTCGGCATAAGTGATTTTGAAATTAAAATTAAGAAAGGTACTAACGAGATAAAATTTGGGCAAATCTTCGTAGATAAAGAAGTGGAAACTGAGAATTATACGTTAGGAACAGTTCATTCGGTTAAAGGAAGAACTTTTGAAGCGGTTCTCTTGATTTTAAAAGAAAAAGCTTACAGAAATAAAAGGTATGTTGATCTTATAAACGAGAATATAAATGATAATGAAGAAAAACGAATTATATACGTTGGTACCACAAGACCTCAAAAAATTCTAGTAATTGCAGTTCCAGAAAGCGATAAAAAGGCATGGGAAAGCAAGTTTTACGGCAACAGTGGACGCAAACAAAAACAATTAGATCTTTCTGCTTTTACATGTACAAACCTGAGCTGA
- a CDS encoding UvrD-helicase domain-containing protein, translated as MGLRIEDFSGDKIHILEKDGVFVVKACAGSGKTCVVAAKISSLLRKWESNNRGIAAISFTNVAWQEIEDKLKKDFGVDSGLDYPHFIGTIDSFIDTYLLLPFGHLVLNCENRPEIIMNWEPEIRGKFECKKSGCKLSNLSYDINGNLISYSDSSHFSNCSLSHRYCKASKIQLRQSGYLTQADANFFVMKLLEKYPDIAKAIVYRFPVFLIDEAQDTSDVQMKIFDLLLENGLERLMLIGDPNQAIYEWRTANPEVFIRK; from the coding sequence TTGGGGCTGAGGATTGAAGACTTTAGTGGAGATAAAATACACATACTAGAGAAAGATGGTGTATTCGTTGTCAAAGCTTGTGCAGGAAGTGGAAAAACATGTGTAGTTGCTGCTAAAATCTCTTCATTACTCAGAAAATGGGAATCTAATAACAGAGGAATAGCCGCTATTTCATTTACTAACGTTGCTTGGCAAGAAATCGAAGATAAGTTGAAGAAGGATTTTGGAGTCGATTCAGGGTTAGATTACCCACACTTCATTGGGACTATTGATAGTTTCATAGATACATATCTATTGTTACCTTTTGGGCACTTGGTTCTTAATTGCGAAAATAGGCCAGAAATTATAATGAATTGGGAACCTGAGATCAGAGGAAAGTTCGAATGTAAGAAAAGTGGATGTAAATTAAGTAATCTCTCTTATGATATTAATGGAAATTTAATTAGTTATAGTGACAGCAGTCATTTTTCAAATTGTAGTCTGAGCCATCGTTACTGTAAGGCATCAAAAATCCAATTACGTCAAAGTGGTTATTTAACTCAAGCTGATGCAAATTTTTTTGTGATGAAGTTGCTAGAAAAGTATCCAGACATTGCAAAAGCTATTGTATACAGATTTCCTGTATTTCTTATAGATGAAGCTCAAGATACTTCTGATGTCCAAATGAAAATTTTTGATCTTTTGTTGGAAAATGGATTAGAAAGGCTTATGCTAATAGGGGATCCAAATCAAGCAATATACGAATGGAGAACAGCGAATCCAGAAGTATTTATAAGAAAATAA
- a CDS encoding ATP-dependent endonuclease, whose amino-acid sequence MYLKKIHVKNFRCINDINLELNSGLNVIIGANNSGKTSLLDSLRLALSIGNYSRSIYVSSEDFFVDEFGKKSQTIEIDLTFSELTPEDMGVFIEMLKVNDDGNHELELHVRYKRERKNGIEKIRVRYWGGEKEANTIPIEVMELFYIVYLEALRDSENYLKPNRGNKLGQLFLKLVPDETAQEKHAQQIYESITSNEDWNELITDARKKINEHLENTTLEHDTLRIDIDFAPVDFTKIAERLKIYIPILKKIKRELIENIFEEEGWEKYFEYPHSDKLILKTDIKELLKNEVNSELKFKISKLEKFIQKFEIYQNGLGYNNLIYIATIIGDLIERVNRKSENYIALLIEEPEAHLHPQLQNILFNYFKNIESKNIQIFLTSHSPTITAKTDIDTVILMENSFKVDILPLKDIEFEDETDKKYLQRFLDVTKSQLFFANGVIFVEGISEAMLLHIFSKILGIDLEKNGIEVVNIGGVAFKPFAKLFNSEHMDKKIKVRAAILSDDDESDGKISRRASNLNKLNSENLKVFLGTKTFEYELFLLNGDLLTNLYKKLHPNFPQSNPQENTEKNADYLVKRLKSNKDKGEFSQLLMMELIENEDTRNKFKVPRYIEKCVKWVVGAED is encoded by the coding sequence ATGTATTTGAAGAAAATACATGTTAAAAACTTTAGATGTATCAATGATATTAATTTAGAACTAAACTCTGGATTAAATGTAATTATCGGTGCAAATAATTCGGGAAAAACTTCTTTACTGGATTCATTAAGATTGGCTTTAAGCATTGGTAATTACAGTAGAAGTATCTATGTTTCAAGTGAAGATTTTTTTGTAGATGAATTTGGAAAGAAATCCCAAACTATTGAGATAGACCTTACATTTTCTGAACTGACTCCAGAAGACATGGGAGTCTTCATTGAGATGTTAAAAGTTAATGATGATGGAAACCATGAATTAGAGCTTCATGTCAGGTATAAAAGAGAGAGAAAAAATGGAATAGAAAAAATTAGGGTTAGATATTGGGGAGGAGAAAAAGAGGCAAATACTATTCCAATAGAAGTTATGGAACTATTTTATATTGTATACTTAGAAGCCTTAAGAGATTCTGAGAATTATTTAAAGCCGAATAGAGGAAATAAATTAGGTCAACTGTTTCTAAAATTAGTTCCAGACGAAACTGCACAAGAAAAACATGCTCAGCAAATATACGAAAGTATTACTTCAAACGAAGATTGGAATGAACTAATAACGGACGCAAGAAAAAAGATTAATGAACACTTAGAAAATACGACTCTTGAGCACGATACCCTTAGAATAGATATTGATTTTGCTCCAGTGGATTTTACAAAGATTGCAGAAAGATTGAAAATTTATATACCGATCTTAAAAAAGATAAAAAGAGAATTGATAGAAAATATTTTTGAAGAAGAAGGATGGGAAAAATACTTTGAATACCCACATTCGGATAAACTGATTTTAAAGACAGACATAAAAGAATTATTGAAAAATGAAGTAAATTCTGAACTTAAATTCAAAATTTCAAAATTAGAAAAGTTCATTCAGAAATTTGAGATATATCAAAACGGATTAGGATATAACAATTTGATATACATTGCGACTATAATAGGCGATTTGATCGAAAGAGTAAATAGAAAAAGTGAGAATTATATTGCACTTTTAATAGAAGAACCAGAGGCACACCTCCACCCTCAACTACAAAATATATTGTTTAATTATTTTAAGAATATAGAATCAAAAAATATTCAAATATTTCTCACTTCACATTCACCTACAATTACAGCTAAAACTGACATAGATACAGTTATTTTAATGGAGAATAGTTTTAAAGTAGACATTTTGCCTTTAAAAGATATCGAATTTGAAGATGAGACAGATAAAAAATATTTGCAGCGATTTCTTGATGTCACAAAATCACAGTTATTTTTTGCAAATGGAGTAATATTTGTAGAAGGAATCTCAGAAGCTATGCTTCTTCATATTTTCTCAAAAATTTTGGGTATCGACTTAGAGAAAAATGGAATTGAAGTCGTAAACATCGGTGGAGTAGCCTTTAAGCCTTTTGCGAAATTATTTAATTCAGAACATATGGATAAAAAAATAAAAGTAAGAGCTGCTATACTGTCAGATGATGATGAATCAGACGGAAAAATATCTCGCAGAGCAAGTAATCTGAATAAACTTAATAGTGAAAATTTGAAGGTATTTTTAGGTACAAAAACTTTTGAGTATGAACTATTTCTCTTAAATGGAGACCTTTTAACAAATTTATATAAGAAGTTACACCCTAATTTTCCTCAGTCTAATCCTCAAGAAAATACCGAAAAAAATGCAGATTACCTGGTAAAGAGGTTGAAATCAAATAAAGATAAGGGTGAATTTTCTCAACTTTTAATGATGGAATTAATTGAAAATGAAGATACAAGAAATAAGTTTAAAGTTCCAAGGTATATCGAAAAATGTGTGAAGTGGGTGGTTGGGGCTGAGGATTGA
- a CDS encoding GDYXXLXY domain-containing protein: MAEEETIKELRVDYGIESYFVPEGRGMDIEKAQQTGKTEVDAKVIIDKYGNAVIKSLLIDGKEIEF, translated from the coding sequence ATGGCAGAGGAAGAGACCATTAAGGAACTCAGGGTAGATTACGGTATTGAAAGTTATTTTGTTCCCGAAGGCAGGGGAATGGATATAGAAAAAGCGCAGCAGACCGGAAAAACAGAAGTTGATGCAAAAGTTATCATTGACAAATACGGAAATGCCGTAATCAAGAGTTTATTAATTGACGGAAAAGAGATTGAGTTCTAA
- a CDS encoding NUDIX domain-containing protein: MSVHSNGILLFRFRNEKLEVMLVHPGGPFWAKKDYGVWSIPKGLPEGHEIPLDTAKREFKEETGFEVDGEFIDLGELNQSRKKIVHTWALEKDLDITNVVSNTFPLEWPKNSGKVHEYPEVDRAGWFDIELAKKKIRKEQIGFIDKLMGIINYSQKEEHLDKEKRYRQTTLF; this comes from the coding sequence GTGAGTGTTCATAGTAATGGCATTCTTTTATTCAGGTTCAGGAATGAGAAACTCGAAGTGATGCTGGTTCATCCGGGTGGGCCATTTTGGGCAAAAAAAGACTACGGAGTGTGGTCAATACCCAAAGGACTACCTGAAGGTCACGAAATTCCCCTGGATACGGCAAAAAGAGAATTTAAAGAAGAAACAGGTTTTGAGGTTGACGGCGAGTTTATCGATCTGGGAGAGTTAAACCAGTCTAGAAAGAAGATAGTTCATACATGGGCTCTTGAAAAAGACCTGGATATAACAAATGTTGTAAGTAACACATTTCCGCTTGAGTGGCCAAAAAACTCAGGGAAAGTACATGAATATCCCGAGGTCGATAGAGCAGGCTGGTTTGATATCGAGCTTGCTAAGAAAAAAATACGAAAAGAACAAATAGGTTTTATTGATAAGCTCATGGGCATTATAAATTACTCTCAGAAAGAAGAGCACTTAGACAAGGAAAAAAGATACAGGCAAACTACTCTATTTTAA
- a CDS encoding NosD domain-containing protein, which produces MNKLTILLAVFLLLTLSSGIGAAAEVYVQPGDSIQTALDNAASGDVIILKPGIYTENIIVAKDGLTIQSESGNPDDTIITAKSSDKHVISLQADNVKISGLGLTGTKNDYTGIYLSECNHCIIENNKILNNGYGIYLLNSKSNNLSNNVVTNNGEYGIILSSSTNNTFSGNTASDNKGTGIHISTSDGNTLTGNNVSSNDVYGLFVCPESDDNLIYNNYLNNTNNADIENGIGNAYNTKKAEGENIVGGPYLGGNFWAEPEGTGFSDTAADADGDGIADSEYRLSQSTYSDQLPLISSSRQQYPGPPVANFKMNNSNGSAPFSVQFTDLSENADSLGWDFESDGKIDSIEENPVHVFTTIGTYTVTLSATNKNGTDSKTAAVIVTHPVMVTTPVETSFGNNTTKDYEAGENATGVDISSSNVTEAVEAGGNETYYNQTEDNGTANAKLDSQPGSEASDLNGEDDAGINTSSVEYALENKTDAPGFEIVYGTISLLAVFLYRKVKP; this is translated from the coding sequence TTGAACAAGTTAACTATTTTACTGGCAGTCTTTCTTCTCTTAACACTAAGCTCGGGTATCGGAGCTGCGGCTGAGGTTTACGTCCAGCCTGGAGATTCGATACAAACCGCATTGGATAATGCAGCCTCAGGTGATGTAATTATCTTAAAACCCGGAATCTATACTGAAAATATCATAGTAGCTAAAGATGGTCTTACAATCCAGTCCGAATCCGGAAATCCTGATGACACGATAATTACAGCTAAGAGCTCAGACAAGCATGTAATCTCCTTGCAGGCTGATAACGTAAAAATTAGTGGACTTGGGCTTACAGGAACAAAAAACGACTATACAGGAATCTATCTCTCAGAATGTAATCACTGCATCATTGAGAATAATAAAATCCTGAACAACGGCTATGGAATTTATCTTTTGAACTCAAAAAGCAATAATCTCTCAAATAACGTGGTTACGAATAACGGAGAATATGGAATCATATTATCGTCCTCAACCAATAATACCTTCTCCGGAAATACAGCTTCGGATAATAAAGGCACTGGCATCCATATCAGCACTTCCGACGGTAACACACTTACAGGCAATAACGTATCCTCAAACGACGTTTACGGCCTTTTTGTCTGTCCAGAGAGTGATGACAATCTGATTTATAATAACTATCTCAACAACACCAACAATGCAGATATTGAAAATGGAATTGGAAATGCCTACAACACAAAAAAGGCCGAAGGTGAGAATATTGTCGGTGGTCCCTACCTTGGAGGCAATTTCTGGGCAGAACCTGAAGGTACAGGTTTTTCGGATACCGCAGCCGATGCGGATGGAGATGGAATTGCAGATTCAGAATACAGACTCTCGCAAAGCACCTATTCTGATCAGTTACCTCTTATTTCATCATCCAGACAACAGTATCCCGGACCTCCGGTAGCAAACTTCAAGATGAACAATAGCAATGGCTCTGCTCCTTTTTCAGTCCAGTTTACCGACCTGTCCGAAAATGCAGACTCATTGGGCTGGGACTTTGAAAGTGACGGGAAGATCGACTCTATTGAGGAAAATCCGGTTCACGTGTTTACGACAATTGGAACTTATACTGTTACCCTCAGCGCTACGAACAAAAATGGAACAGATTCAAAAACTGCCGCAGTAATTGTTACTCATCCTGTTATGGTTACAACTCCTGTTGAAACCAGCTTCGGGAACAATACAACCAAGGATTACGAAGCTGGTGAAAACGCAACTGGTGTAGATATAAGTTCCAGTAACGTAACCGAGGCTGTTGAAGCAGGTGGCAACGAAACCTATTACAACCAAACTGAGGATAACGGAACTGCTAATGCGAAACTTGATTCCCAGCCTGGATCGGAAGCTTCCGACCTTAATGGAGAAGATGATGCAGGAATAAACACTTCAAGTGTTGAATATGCGCTAGAGAATAAAACAGATGCTCCCGGGTTTGAAATCGTTTACGGAACAATTTCCCTGCTTGCTGTGTTCCTGTACAGAAAAGTAAAACCATGA
- a CDS encoding flippase, with product MSVNDSVNRIVAGSGVILAGTFIGMLLDITTKKVLTSHLAPADFGTYALALTVISVTGAVATLGLNEGVPRYIAFFRGRHEEQKVHELIISAMVMGLIAGLLSILVSPSLFHTLAGNGFDAQGKVLSVVKTLIFAVPFTILLNLIVAIYRGFDRTNVNMYFYNIVRPVSLLGFATVAIFINASLKGVVFADLLSMIFTFGIMSVYFIKKPPIKRAVKQERKIQFGDTTRQLIRYSFPLLITATLLNIMSWIDTIMLGYFKSAEIVGIYNAVYPLVGFLSLVVSSIGFVYVPVTSKLWGQNETAPLGSIYEIMTKWCFLLTFPLFALIFVYPEYFITKLYGAQYVGGATTLRILALGFIANSYFGFNYHTLLASGDSDFLMKCSVASAGINVAVNFMLIPEYGMVGAAIGTAVSFSSIEVLMTLRAWRKQNMHPFTSMYRKLTFIVILMVGSMLAAKNTHLITGAPLEYAAFIVGYFLIVHRAKILDNNEMKMIGEIRKNFRYKISLRIPELLKTLAA from the coding sequence ATGTCAGTTAACGACTCGGTCAACCGGATAGTGGCAGGTTCCGGCGTAATACTTGCAGGAACCTTCATTGGAATGCTTCTCGACATTACTACCAAAAAAGTACTCACGTCACATCTTGCTCCAGCCGACTTTGGCACATATGCCCTTGCACTTACTGTGATCTCAGTTACCGGTGCAGTTGCAACCCTTGGACTCAATGAAGGAGTTCCAAGATATATTGCGTTCTTCAGGGGCAGGCATGAGGAACAGAAGGTACATGAATTAATAATCTCAGCCATGGTTATGGGCTTGATTGCAGGCTTACTTTCAATTCTGGTGTCACCTTCCCTGTTCCATACTCTGGCAGGAAATGGCTTTGATGCACAGGGTAAAGTCCTGTCTGTAGTGAAGACCCTTATCTTTGCAGTTCCGTTTACTATACTCCTGAACCTGATAGTAGCGATCTATAGAGGATTCGACCGTACGAATGTTAACATGTACTTCTATAACATCGTAAGGCCGGTATCTCTACTTGGTTTTGCCACAGTTGCCATATTTATCAATGCTTCTCTGAAGGGGGTCGTGTTTGCGGATCTGCTCTCAATGATCTTTACCTTCGGTATAATGTCCGTTTACTTCATAAAGAAGCCGCCAATCAAGCGGGCAGTCAAACAGGAACGGAAAATTCAATTCGGTGACACAACCAGGCAGTTAATAAGATATTCATTTCCACTCTTGATAACCGCAACTCTGCTCAACATTATGAGCTGGATAGACACAATAATGCTAGGATATTTCAAATCGGCTGAGATCGTTGGAATCTACAATGCAGTATACCCTCTTGTAGGATTCTTGTCTCTGGTAGTATCTTCCATAGGCTTTGTTTATGTCCCTGTTACATCAAAACTCTGGGGTCAAAACGAGACTGCTCCACTTGGCTCAATTTATGAGATAATGACTAAATGGTGCTTTCTGCTTACATTCCCTCTCTTTGCACTCATATTCGTGTATCCCGAGTACTTTATTACAAAACTCTATGGAGCGCAATATGTAGGCGGCGCCACTACCCTGCGTATCCTTGCCCTGGGGTTCATAGCAAATTCGTACTTCGGGTTTAACTATCATACCCTGTTAGCCTCTGGTGATTCAGATTTCCTTATGAAGTGCTCAGTAGCAAGTGCAGGCATTAATGTAGCAGTCAATTTCATGCTTATACCTGAGTATGGCATGGTAGGTGCAGCTATAGGGACTGCAGTGTCCTTTTCATCCATCGAGGTTCTGATGACTTTAAGGGCATGGAGAAAGCAGAATATGCATCCTTTCACTTCGATGTACAGGAAATTAACTTTCATCGTCATCTTGATGGTAGGGTCTATGCTCGCAGCCAAAAACACGCATCTAATTACCGGAGCACCCCTGGAGTATGCAGCCTTCATAGTAGGGTATTTCCTGATTGTCCACCGCGCAAAAATCCTAGACAATAATGAAATGAAGATGATAGGCGAGATCAGGAAGAATTTCAGGTACAAAATCAGCCTCCGCATTCCTGAACTGCTTAAAACTCTTGCAGCATGA
- the cbiM gene encoding cobalt transporter CbiM, translated as MHIPDGYLGPYTYVAFWIIMIPIWYYAGKKLNTELKSRQVPLLALSAAFSFVIMMFNVPIPGGSTGHAVGGAIIGIVLGPWAGVISISVALVLQALMFGDGGITAIAANCFNMGVVMPFVGYYIYKLISGNSDITSSKRVIASAIAGWCSLTIAAFFTGVEFGIQPILQHTAAGTPLYMPYPLSVTVPAMVAEHAFGFSILEALITALIFAYIQRTDASLFYSEKSEVQKNKMKKAVTA; from the coding sequence ATGCATATTCCAGATGGATATCTAGGGCCGTATACCTATGTCGCGTTTTGGATCATTATGATCCCGATATGGTATTACGCTGGAAAAAAACTGAACACAGAACTTAAGTCCAGACAGGTCCCTCTGCTGGCACTATCAGCTGCTTTTTCATTTGTAATAATGATGTTCAATGTACCTATTCCAGGAGGCAGCACGGGTCACGCCGTGGGAGGTGCAATTATCGGCATAGTTCTAGGTCCATGGGCAGGAGTTATATCTATTTCTGTAGCTTTGGTATTACAGGCATTGATGTTCGGTGATGGAGGAATAACGGCCATAGCCGCTAATTGCTTCAACATGGGAGTTGTGATGCCCTTTGTCGGTTACTATATTTACAAGCTTATTAGCGGAAATTCTGATATCACCTCCTCTAAAAGAGTTATTGCTTCGGCTATAGCTGGCTGGTGTTCTCTGACCATAGCAGCTTTCTTTACAGGTGTTGAATTCGGAATACAGCCTATCTTGCAACACACAGCTGCCGGAACCCCACTTTATATGCCTTACCCATTGAGTGTAACTGTTCCTGCCATGGTAGCGGAACATGCTTTTGGATTTAGCATCCTGGAAGCACTGATAACTGCACTTATTTTTGCCTATATCCAGAGAACGGATGCGTCTCTATTTTATAGCGAAAAATCTGAAGTGCAGAAGAACAAAATGAAGAAGGCAGTCACAGCCTGA
- a CDS encoding PDGLE domain-containing protein has protein sequence MEKIIRNLSIGLIILMIFAPLGLLAVGETFGEWGPEEVKEKLGFVPPGLEELSDLWSAPMPDYAFAGGDESMTMSSVAYILSAVIGVVVGGGLLYFIGKKAAKN, from the coding sequence GTGGAGAAAATAATAAGAAACCTAAGCATTGGCTTGATAATCCTTATGATTTTTGCACCATTGGGTCTTTTGGCCGTCGGCGAAACCTTCGGTGAGTGGGGACCTGAAGAAGTCAAGGAGAAACTCGGTTTTGTGCCTCCAGGACTTGAGGAGCTCTCGGACCTCTGGAGCGCTCCAATGCCTGATTATGCTTTTGCAGGCGGCGATGAGTCGATGACCATGTCTTCTGTAGCGTACATTCTGTCCGCAGTGATCGGAGTAGTAGTCGGCGGTGGTCTTCTGTATTTTATAGGAAAAAAAGCTGCCAAAAATTAA
- the cbiQ gene encoding cobalt ECF transporter T component CbiQ: MIPDWMTKTDTGPCRCSAVHHGKKGFIGKTIDGIFGFLEEAFVSDSFSKRDGFLQSLDPRAKLVSILTVIFAMSLIGDLRLLIFVYMLTLLFAYLSKIEILFFIKRVWLFIPIFAGIIAIPMIFNVFFPGDPLIRLVDLGSGAHLGPFSLPSSIYITKQGVNSAVIFTMRVATCVSAVVLLFLTTPQQVLFKSLRSVGVPKIYVFTLEMAYRYIFLLTDMVREIYIAKKARTIKTGGMFEEQKWVGGRIGYTLIRSLDTSEKVHAAMMSRGYNGDVKIMHDFKMRNRDYISGAIAVSMSVLLVLISHNIIR; encoded by the coding sequence ATGATCCCAGATTGGATGACAAAAACAGATACCGGTCCATGCCGGTGCTCAGCGGTGCATCACGGTAAGAAGGGTTTCATAGGAAAGACGATTGACGGAATCTTTGGCTTTTTGGAAGAAGCTTTTGTCTCAGATAGTTTCTCTAAACGCGATGGTTTCCTGCAGAGTTTAGACCCAAGAGCCAAGCTGGTTTCCATCCTGACAGTGATATTCGCAATGAGTTTAATCGGAGACCTTAGACTATTGATCTTTGTTTATATGCTTACTTTGCTGTTTGCATATCTAAGCAAAATCGAGATTTTATTCTTCATTAAGCGGGTGTGGCTCTTCATACCAATTTTTGCAGGAATCATCGCCATACCAATGATCTTCAATGTCTTCTTTCCAGGAGATCCTCTTATCAGGTTAGTAGATCTCGGCTCTGGAGCTCACCTCGGACCATTTTCACTACCTAGTAGCATCTACATCACCAAGCAGGGCGTCAACTCTGCTGTAATATTCACAATGCGTGTCGCAACGTGCGTATCTGCCGTAGTTTTGCTTTTTCTCACCACACCTCAGCAGGTTCTTTTTAAGTCCCTGCGCTCGGTGGGAGTTCCTAAAATCTATGTTTTCACGCTGGAGATGGCCTACAGATACATTTTTCTGCTAACTGATATGGTGCGGGAGATATACATTGCCAAGAAAGCCAGGACCATTAAGACTGGAGGCATGTTCGAAGAGCAGAAATGGGTTGGTGGCCGAATCGGCTATACGCTAATAAGGTCTCTGGATACAAGTGAAAAAGTTCATGCAGCCATGATGTCTAGAGGATACAATGGTGATGTTAAGATCATGCATGATTTCAAAATGCGTAATCGAGATTACATTTCAGGGGCAATTGCGGTATCCATGAGCGTATTGCTAGTGTTGATCTCCCATAACATCATAAGGTGA
- a CDS encoding energy-coupling factor ABC transporter ATP-binding protein: protein METIFDVRNVSYTYVGKINALNGVSFKVMPGEQISIMGSNGSGKSTLLTLLDGLIYPTSGEFYAFDSQISEDVFDAIKDNEFRSYFRKRVGFVFQNSDVQLFSSTVFEEIAFGPLQLNMTPEEVKTRVIEVLEMIGITKLKDRSPHTLSGGEKKKVCIAAVLANNPDVLLLDEPTAGLDPRTQLWLVELLQELGKAGKTIITATHDLETVEQISKRAIVMGEDHRIIVDGDVEKVLNNRELLLSTNLIHEHMHFHGKLVHEHLHVHYREHIHEH, encoded by the coding sequence ATGGAAACAATTTTTGATGTGAGAAATGTATCATATACATATGTTGGAAAAATAAATGCATTAAATGGTGTTAGCTTCAAGGTGATGCCAGGTGAGCAAATCTCCATAATGGGCTCTAACGGCAGTGGGAAATCGACTCTACTAACCCTTCTGGATGGACTTATATATCCTACCTCGGGAGAATTCTATGCTTTTGACAGTCAGATAAGCGAAGATGTTTTCGATGCTATTAAAGATAATGAATTTAGGTCTTATTTCCGGAAAAGAGTAGGATTTGTCTTTCAGAACTCAGATGTACAACTCTTCTCATCCACAGTTTTTGAAGAGATTGCCTTTGGACCCTTGCAGCTCAATATGACTCCAGAAGAAGTTAAAACCAGAGTGATAGAAGTCCTGGAGATGATCGGAATTACCAAGCTTAAAGATCGATCTCCTCATACACTGAGCGGAGGAGAGAAGAAAAAAGTCTGTATAGCCGCTGTTTTGGCTAATAACCCGGATGTCCTTCTACTGGATGAACCAACCGCAGGATTGGACCCAAGGACTCAGCTCTGGTTGGTAGAGTTATTGCAGGAGCTTGGGAAAGCGGGAAAGACTATAATCACTGCCACTCATGACCTTGAAACGGTAGAGCAAATTAGCAAAAGAGCCATAGTCATGGGCGAAGATCATAGAATTATTGTGGACGGGGATGTGGAAAAGGTGCTCAATAACAGAGAACTTTTACTTTCTACAAATCTTATTCATGAACACATGCACTTTCACGGCAAGCTTGTTCATGAACATCTGCATGTTCATTATAGAGAACATATACATGAGCACTAA